A stretch of the Blastocatellia bacterium genome encodes the following:
- a CDS encoding RNA-binding domain-containing protein, whose translation MTLLELMERIRRGEDLHTEFKATDAHTDDIAAAMVAFANTDGGQLIFGVSDEGQIVGVKDPDRLMQRMDQIAYQNCEPPLTVLLETVSTPEGTVVVVHIPKGDLRPYRTGRGDYFIRTTTGRRRASRQELLRLFQAVESLFYEETLILRAGLEDIDIAAFEQFCARALGGIGAEPDALLVNWHLVREREGRKHPTVAALLLFGREPQNYLPYAYITAARIPGQELSGEPSDRKRIEGTLFQMLEDTARFLNLHLRTVHRIQSFEPEAHPELPEKALREVVVNALVHRDYTIHAPIRIFILDDRVEVRSPGLLPNTVTVEMIRDGLAHVLRNPLLYSFFVRAGFVTDTGNGFRRAMLLVKEATGRELEIREEGNEVVVVIPRIETLKTR comes from the coding sequence ATGACCTTGCTGGAGTTGATGGAGCGGATTCGTCGAGGCGAAGACCTGCATACTGAGTTCAAAGCAACGGATGCCCATACGGATGACATAGCGGCTGCGATGGTCGCTTTTGCCAATACCGACGGCGGGCAACTCATCTTCGGCGTCTCCGATGAGGGACAAATCGTGGGGGTGAAAGATCCTGACCGCCTGATGCAGCGCATGGATCAAATTGCCTATCAAAACTGCGAGCCCCCTCTAACCGTGTTGCTGGAAACAGTTTCGACACCAGAGGGTACGGTGGTCGTCGTTCACATCCCCAAAGGGGACCTGCGTCCGTATCGCACCGGCAGAGGGGATTACTTCATCCGGACGACAACGGGACGACGCAGAGCCTCCCGGCAGGAACTCCTGCGTCTCTTTCAAGCCGTGGAGAGCCTTTTCTACGAGGAGACCCTGATCCTCCGGGCCGGGCTGGAAGATATAGACATCGCTGCGTTTGAGCAATTTTGTGCCCGAGCTCTGGGGGGAATCGGAGCTGAACCGGATGCCCTGCTGGTCAACTGGCATCTGGTCAGGGAACGAGAAGGCCGAAAGCATCCAACGGTGGCCGCTCTTCTTCTCTTTGGCCGGGAACCCCAAAACTACCTTCCCTACGCCTATATCACAGCGGCGCGCATCCCGGGCCAGGAGCTTTCCGGCGAGCCATCCGATAGAAAGCGCATCGAAGGAACCCTTTTCCAGATGCTGGAGGATACCGCCCGTTTTCTGAACCTCCACCTCCGCACGGTCCACCGGATTCAGAGCTTTGAGCCCGAAGCCCATCCGGAACTGCCGGAGAAGGCCCTTCGAGAAGTGGTAGTCAATGCCCTGGTTCACCGCGACTATACCATTCATGCTCCCATCCGCATCTTCATTCTGGACGATCGGGTGGAGGTGCGAAGCCCTGGCCTGCTTCCGAATACCGTCACCGTGGAAATGATCCGGGACGGGCTGGCCCATGTGCTCAGGAACCCTCTCCTGTACTCTTTCTTTGTCCGGGCGGGATTTGTCACAGATACTGGAAATGGTTTTCGACGCGCGATGTTGCTGGTAAAAGAGGCCACCGGTCGGGAACTGGAGATTCGGGAGGAGGGCAATGAAGTCGTGGTGGTAATTCCGCGAATCGAGACGCTAAAGACACGTTGA
- a CDS encoding S9 family peptidase encodes MGKRTIFLLVALALPGSLFSQSSATKRLTMRDMLSFKTISTPVLSPDSRRVAFTLSEADFKESLYRTDIWVVDVEARKPHPFTRSKENESMPRWSPDGNWLAFLSNRPPVTAPAEKKEEGPKNQIWLIPTAGGEAFQLTEAEEGVISFEWLPDGQTILYLTREALPKPEKERKQRDRQQKFDPIVEDREKYRREFWTIDIATKKARRVFLGDYGIGAFDVSPDGKRVVYMTNYTGKEDDGDKFDLWVLSLDDGTARQITRRTGGERSPRWSPDGTAIAFLAPQIPDISYSQTDLFVVSPDGGEPQLVTKEFDRSVESFRWFPDSRALCAVAAWGVYSPLVRLPRAGGAPEPITRTEIVVSAFDLSKDGNRLVLLAEDAQSLPDLWLLGQGENGFVRLTDMNPQVKEFEIARQEVIRWKSRDGREIEGVLTLPVGYRPGTRYPLLVAVHGGPHGRTLHTFRQYYNFQVWAANGYAVFSPNFRGSSGYDATFDIANRGDLGGRDFEDIMTGVDFLIARGLADGDRLGIFGGSYGGYMTNWAITQTDRFKAAISMYGIFNLITDFSNSYLPSWEPNYLGGYYWDMLDVYIRRSPFAYVKNIKTPVLILHGEADPNTFISNSKEMYTALKTLGKTVEFVRYPREGHGFREPNHRIDEMERALEWFNRYLKGETPETRKEFRIGEKVPAGAWEFEVVSVNSEATYPGLTADRRFIEVSLLFKSTGRESPSLELRLDAQDVVLLDDRGNAVAPLGVPVETRGVRGLVRGATRFTAAVVAGEPTTYVPLVLTFDLPRDRQAVALRVKNFPLVRLLAQ; translated from the coding sequence ATGGGAAAACGAACGATCTTTCTGCTGGTAGCTCTCGCCCTCCCCGGCAGTCTGTTTTCTCAATCATCGGCCACGAAGCGGCTGACCATGCGGGATATGCTTTCGTTCAAGACGATCAGTACGCCGGTTCTCTCTCCCGACAGTCGCCGGGTGGCCTTCACCCTGTCGGAGGCTGATTTCAAAGAGAGCCTCTATCGAACCGACATCTGGGTCGTGGATGTCGAGGCGCGAAAACCTCACCCCTTCACCCGAAGCAAAGAGAACGAGTCCATGCCACGATGGTCGCCCGACGGGAACTGGCTCGCGTTTCTCTCCAACCGTCCGCCCGTCACGGCACCGGCCGAGAAGAAGGAGGAAGGACCGAAGAATCAAATCTGGCTCATTCCGACGGCTGGAGGAGAAGCCTTCCAACTGACCGAGGCCGAGGAAGGGGTGATCTCCTTCGAGTGGTTGCCCGACGGACAAACGATTCTTTATCTCACCCGCGAAGCCCTGCCCAAACCCGAAAAAGAGCGCAAACAACGAGACCGACAGCAGAAGTTCGATCCCATCGTCGAGGACAGGGAGAAGTATCGTCGGGAGTTCTGGACCATTGATATTGCCACGAAGAAAGCCAGGCGCGTCTTCCTCGGCGACTATGGCATCGGCGCGTTTGACGTTTCTCCCGATGGCAAGCGCGTCGTCTACATGACCAACTACACCGGGAAAGAGGACGATGGCGACAAGTTCGACCTCTGGGTCCTCTCACTGGACGATGGGACAGCTCGCCAGATCACGCGACGAACCGGAGGGGAGCGGTCTCCCCGGTGGTCGCCGGACGGCACGGCTATCGCGTTTCTCGCTCCGCAGATTCCGGACATCTCGTATTCTCAAACCGATCTCTTTGTGGTCTCGCCCGACGGCGGCGAGCCGCAGCTCGTAACGAAGGAGTTCGACCGGAGCGTGGAATCCTTCCGCTGGTTTCCCGACAGTCGAGCGCTCTGCGCTGTAGCCGCCTGGGGCGTATACTCACCGCTTGTGCGGCTGCCCCGCGCGGGAGGCGCGCCGGAACCAATCACTCGAACGGAGATCGTGGTTTCGGCCTTCGATCTGTCGAAGGATGGGAATCGTCTCGTTCTTCTGGCCGAGGATGCGCAGTCGCTGCCCGATCTCTGGCTCCTCGGGCAGGGAGAAAACGGATTCGTCCGCCTCACTGACATGAATCCGCAGGTGAAAGAATTCGAGATCGCTCGACAGGAGGTGATCCGCTGGAAGAGTCGTGATGGGCGAGAGATCGAAGGCGTGCTCACTCTGCCGGTGGGATACCGGCCGGGCACGCGGTATCCGTTACTCGTGGCCGTGCACGGCGGACCGCACGGGCGCACGCTGCATACCTTCCGCCAGTATTACAACTTCCAGGTGTGGGCGGCCAACGGATATGCCGTCTTCTCGCCCAATTTTCGCGGCAGTAGCGGCTATGATGCAACGTTCGACATCGCCAATCGCGGCGATCTCGGCGGCCGGGATTTCGAGGACATCATGACGGGCGTTGACTTCCTCATCGCCCGTGGCCTAGCCGACGGAGACCGCCTTGGAATTTTCGGCGGGAGCTATGGCGGATATATGACCAACTGGGCCATCACTCAAACCGACCGCTTCAAAGCGGCCATCTCCATGTACGGCATTTTCAACCTCATCACCGACTTCAGCAATTCTTACCTCCCCAGTTGGGAGCCCAACTATCTGGGCGGCTACTACTGGGACATGCTCGATGTCTATATCCGCCGCTCTCCGTTCGCCTACGTGAAAAACATCAAAACGCCCGTGCTCATCCTTCACGGCGAGGCCGACCCCAACACCTTCATCTCCAATTCCAAGGAGATGTACACCGCGCTGAAGACGCTCGGCAAAACGGTGGAGTTCGTGCGCTATCCCCGCGAAGGGCACGGCTTCCGCGAGCCCAACCATCGGATTGACGAGATGGAGCGGGCGCTCGAGTGGTTCAATCGCTATCTGAAGGGAGAAACGCCCGAAACGCGAAAAGAATTTCGGATCGGGGAGAAGGTTCCTGCCGGAGCCTGGGAATTTGAAGTCGTGTCGGTCAATTCCGAGGCCACCTATCCGGGACTGACCGCGGACAGGCGGTTCATCGAGGTCTCTCTCCTGTTCAAGAGCACAGGGCGCGAAAGCCCGTCGCTCGAACTTCGACTGGACGCGCAGGATGTCGTCCTTCTCGATGATCGTGGCAACGCCGTCGCTCCCCTGGGTGTCCCCGTGGAAACGCGCGGCGTTCGAGGACTCGTTCGCGGTGCGACGCGCTTTACGGCCGCCGTCGTCGCGGGAGAGCCGACCACCTACGTTCCGCTCGTTCTCACGTTCGATCTCCCTCGAGATCGGCAGGCCGTTGCGCTGCGGGTGAAAAACTTCCCTCTCGTCCGGCTTCTCGCGCAGTGA
- a CDS encoding S8 family serine peptidase, translated as MRQHISRGLLIVIVWLGLHPPFLAQTPRWRFDVERFIHSRYHPGRVIVKHRGDLLPHAMAIPEGSDVIQRLTLLQYDDSVEYAEPDLLYTVERTVPSDPYFTNLWGLETINAPDAWSFTGGSDAVVVAVIDTGIDYTHPDLRKNIWVNEQEIPDNGKDDDGNGYVDDVYGWNPLNPSAPPLDDNKHGTHVAGIIGAVGNNEMGVVGVNWQVKLMALKFLDKDGSGYLSDAIRAIEYILLMRQRGVNIRVVNASWGADTPSRALDDAIQRLRAQEILFVAAAGNNGTSAKTYPGASDLALSVAAIEQGGNLASFSNFGSWVDVAAPGRSILSTVPGGGYASFSGTSMATPHVAGLAALALSVKPSLSTDQLEQAIRDNVTVTPGLKDMVSTGGIVDAAATVRQIMATAGPPCERNCPPTVTLTASALQVDNGTPVTLTATASDPDNDPLNFSWATTAGTLTSQIASATLDTTGVNPTPGAAPVTVVVTVTVDDGQGNSASASRSITVRPPNQPPQVTAEASPATIRDGGLVTLTATGSDPDGDDIAYTWRTTAGSILGSGTSVYLDTTNVNPTPDAPPVTVTVTVTADDGRGATTSATQKITVTAPPKVSISAFPSPVRFVNGKASFYLLVRKHKSYKGGVQLQVIADQGGNDLTTSIIAGGFLFYTHRVVLTLKSPNSGLSRYRVLVRGTSDDGMTYDSNEVVLTR; from the coding sequence ATGAGACAACACATTTCGAGAGGACTTCTCATCGTGATCGTCTGGCTGGGACTGCATCCGCCATTTCTGGCGCAAACGCCGCGATGGCGATTCGATGTTGAGCGGTTCATTCATTCCCGCTACCATCCCGGCCGCGTGATCGTCAAGCATCGGGGCGACCTGCTGCCTCACGCCATGGCGATTCCCGAAGGGAGCGATGTGATTCAGCGATTGACCCTGCTTCAATACGACGACAGCGTCGAGTATGCCGAACCCGATCTCCTCTATACGGTGGAGAGAACAGTGCCGAGCGATCCCTATTTCACCAACCTGTGGGGATTGGAGACGATCAATGCACCCGATGCCTGGAGTTTCACCGGAGGCAGCGATGCCGTCGTCGTGGCCGTGATTGACACGGGCATTGACTACACCCATCCCGATCTTCGGAAGAATATCTGGGTGAACGAGCAGGAGATTCCCGACAACGGCAAAGACGATGACGGCAACGGCTACGTGGACGATGTCTACGGATGGAATCCGCTGAACCCGTCGGCTCCGCCTCTGGACGACAACAAGCACGGAACCCATGTGGCCGGCATTATCGGAGCCGTGGGAAATAACGAGATGGGCGTCGTGGGGGTCAACTGGCAGGTGAAGCTCATGGCACTGAAGTTCCTCGATAAGGATGGATCGGGATACCTCTCGGATGCGATTCGGGCCATTGAATACATCCTCCTGATGAGGCAGCGGGGTGTGAACATTCGCGTGGTCAATGCCAGTTGGGGAGCGGATACTCCTTCCCGCGCCCTTGATGATGCCATTCAGAGACTGCGGGCGCAGGAGATCCTGTTTGTCGCCGCTGCGGGCAACAACGGCACGAGCGCCAAGACCTATCCCGGCGCGTCGGATCTGGCGCTTTCGGTCGCTGCCATCGAGCAGGGAGGGAACCTGGCCTCCTTCTCCAACTTCGGCAGTTGGGTGGATGTGGCGGCGCCGGGGCGCAGCATCCTGAGCACGGTGCCCGGAGGCGGATATGCCAGTTTCAGCGGCACTTCCATGGCGACGCCGCATGTTGCCGGGCTGGCAGCTCTGGCCCTCTCGGTCAAACCTTCTCTTTCCACCGATCAGCTCGAACAGGCCATTCGGGACAACGTCACCGTCACACCCGGCTTGAAGGACATGGTCAGCACGGGCGGCATCGTTGATGCGGCAGCGACGGTTCGCCAGATCATGGCCACGGCGGGTCCGCCTTGCGAGCGAAACTGCCCGCCGACGGTCACGCTCACGGCCAGCGCGTTGCAGGTGGACAACGGTACACCGGTCACGCTGACGGCCACGGCCAGTGATCCCGACAACGATCCCCTCAACTTCAGTTGGGCGACCACGGCTGGCACGCTCACATCGCAGATCGCTTCGGCCACTCTGGATACAACGGGAGTCAATCCCACGCCCGGAGCCGCTCCCGTCACCGTCGTCGTCACCGTAACGGTTGATGATGGCCAGGGGAATTCAGCTTCTGCCAGTCGCAGCATCACCGTTCGCCCGCCCAATCAACCGCCTCAGGTCACGGCGGAGGCTTCTCCCGCGACAATTCGAGACGGTGGGCTCGTCACGCTTACAGCGACCGGCAGCGACCCGGACGGGGATGACATCGCCTACACCTGGAGGACGACCGCGGGAAGTATCCTCGGCTCCGGTACGTCGGTCTACCTCGATACCACGAACGTGAACCCGACGCCGGACGCTCCTCCGGTGACCGTGACCGTCACGGTCACTGCCGACGATGGACGGGGAGCCACAACCTCCGCCACGCAGAAGATCACCGTCACGGCCCCGCCCAAAGTCTCCATCTCCGCTTTCCCCAGTCCGGTGAGGTTCGTCAACGGGAAAGCGAGCTTCTACCTGCTGGTGAGGAAGCACAAGTCGTATAAAGGAGGCGTGCAGCTTCAGGTGATCGCCGATCAGGGGGGAAACGATCTCACAACATCCATCATTGCCGGCGGATTCCTCTTTTACACCCACCGCGTCGTCCTGACCTTGAAATCTCCCAATTCAGGTCTGTCGCGCTACCGCGTGCTTGTCCGGGGAACGAGTGACGACGGAATGACCTACGATTCCAACGAAGTCGTCCTCACCCGGTAG